A segment of the Streptomyces sp. NBC_00597 genome:
CGTCGTGGAGGTAGACGTTGGCCGGCCCGTTGCCGCCGTTGGAGTCCAGGAAGCGCCCGGTCGCCTTGTTCTTCAGCTTCCAGGCGCTACCGGTCCAGTTCTCGCTCCAGCGCTGCCAGTCGTTGCCGGTGCACTTCTCGATGTAGACGTCGTTCCCGTACCCGGTCAGGCACCATTCCTTGGTGTAGTAGTCCTGCATGAGCCAGGTGCCGTCGTTGTTGGCGTAGTCGTACCACTTGGCTTCCCGGGCGTCGCAGGTGGCCAGCCACACGTCGGTGTCGTAGTAGTCCTGGGCCAGGCACTTGCCGGACACGTCGTGCCGCCACTGGACCAAGCCGTTGGCGCTGGCCGAGCTGGTCACGGACAGGACGAGCGCGGCGGCGGCGCCGACCGTGGCGCAGGCCTTCGCGGTCGTCTTCAGCGAAGCGATCATGATGGTTCCTCCGTCTCTGTGCGGGTACGGCAGGCCGACCGGCCGACCCGCAGGCGTGCGGGGGCGGTCGGGCTGCGGACTGGCGTCACAGCACGACAAAGGCAGTGGTCAAGCAAAGCCGAAGGGCAGTGGAACGGTCCCGTCCCGGAATGTCCCCCTCCGGCCCACCTGCAACAAGGCTTGACATACGGCCCGGTTGAGGTGGATTTTCCCCCGGGGGAGATCATCACCCCAGAGATCGCTTTCGGTCAACTGCCTTCTTTCCGCGCCGTGTTGTCCGGAAGGCGGCGACCCGTCCTATCACGGTCCCGGTTGCTCTTGCGGACCGGCCGGCGAAGTCCACCTCGCCCGCTCGCGCGGCGGCCGGTCGCCGAAGTCGACGCGACCGTGCTGGTCGCGGCCATCGACGACGGCTGCGACCAGCACGGTCACCCCAGCAGACCAGACCCTAGGCACCGGAGGCTGCGGGCGCCGCCGAGCTCCGCGTCGACGGGGCCGGCTGCTGCTTCGTGTGGTTGCGTACCAGCAGGCACAGCAGCACCGCGATCCCCAGGGCGGCGATCGGCAGGACCGCCGTCACGTGCAGGGCTGCGAGGAACGCGTCCCCGTACGTCGCGCCCGCCGCGAGCTCCGCGGCCAGCCGCCCCTGGAGCAGCGCCCCGACCGAGGCCGCCCCGATGACGGAGCCGATCTGACGGATCGTGTTGTTCACTCCCGAGGCCGCCCCCGCGAGCCTCGGTTCCACGTGGCGCATGGCCTCGGTCGACATCGGCGCCACCACGCACCCGATGCCCAGTCCGGTCACGGCCGTCGCCGGGGCGAACAGGTACCAGGGCGTCGCGGGACCTGCGATCAGCACGATCGCGACCATCCCCGCCGCGTACAGCGAAAGCCCGGCCATCAGCAGGTACTTGCCGCCGATCCGGTCCGACAGCCGCCCCGCGAAGGGGCCCGTCACCATCGACACGAGCGAGGACGGGGCGAGTACCAGACCGGCCTTGAGCGCACTCATGTGCAGTACGGACTGCAGGTACAGGTTGAAGGGGAGCACCAGCCCGATCATCGCCATCGACACCAGCGCCACGAGCACGGTCATCACGGTGAAGTTCCGGTCGCGGAAGAGCACGAACGGCACCAGAGGCTCACGGTCCTGCTTGCGGCGCTGGTGTACGAGGAACCCCGCGACCAGCGCGACCCCGGCGGCCAGCAGTGCCCAGACCCCCGCGCCCCAGTCGTACCGCCCGCCCTCCTGCAGCCCGAACGCGAGGCAGAACAGCGCGGCGGTCGCGATCAGCACCCCCACCAGGTCGAACCGGTGGCTCCGCCCGCCCCGCACGTCCGGCACCACCAGGTACGTCATCACCAGCGCGGCCACGCCGATCGGCACGTTCACCAGGAAGATCCACCGCCAGCCGACGGTCGAGACGAGGATGCCGCCCAGCGTGGGCCCCGACAGCGTGGCGAGTCCGGCGACCATCCCCCAGATGCCCATGGCCGTGCCGCGCCGCTGCGCGGGGAAGACCGAGACGATCAGCGCCATCGTCTGGGGCGCCAACAGTGCCGCGCCCAGTCCCTGCAGCCCGCGGGCCGCGATCAGCAGCCCTGCGTTCGGCGCGAGCCCGCACGCCACGCTGGCGAGCGTGAACACCACCACTCCGGAGGCGAAGAGCCTGCGCTGTCCCCACAGGTCCCCGAGTCGGCCCGCGGTGATCAGCAGTACGGCGAGCACCAGCGCGTATCCGCTGACCACCCACAGGGTCTGGTCGAGGGTGGCCCCCAGAGCGTCGATCATCTCGGGGATGGCGATGTTCACGATGGTCAGATCCAGCAGTGTCATGAAGAACCCCAACGACACGGTCACCAGTACCGCCCAGGGATTGCCGGCCCACTTGCGCATGTCCCGCCCCTCCGTCCGCGCCCCGGCATCCTCCGGTGGCCACGACACGAAAATAACCCATCAATCTTGATGTATCAATTCTGATGCATCAAAAAAGATGATGCTGCCTTGATCGGCATGCCAATCGGTGGGGATTGGCCCGTGTCCGGGCCCGCCCCGCATGGCAGGCTGGCCACCCGCACGCCACACGCAGGGAGTTGTGATGCAGGTAGCCGTGGTCACCTTCGACGGGTTCAACGAGCTCGACAGCTTCATCGCCTCGGCGCTGATCAACCGCTGCCGCAAGGACGGCCTCGAAGCCTTCATCACCACGCCGACGCCCGTGGTCACGTCGATGAACGGCGTCGAGGTGACGGGCCAGCGCCCCATGGAGTTCATTCCCGAGGCCGACGTCGTACTGATCGGCAGCGGTGTGAAGACGCGCGACGTGGTCGCCGACGACCGGCTGCTCTCCATGCTGCCCCTGGACCCCGCGCGCCAGCTGATCGGTTCGCAGTGCTCCGGCGCGCTCGTCCTCGCCCGGCTCGGGCTGCTGGACGGGACGCCGGCGTGCGCGGACCTGATGAGCCGCCCGTACGTCGAGGCCTGCGGCGTGACCGTGCTGGACGCGCCGTTCCACGCCGTGGGCAACATCGCCACGGCGGGTGGCTGCTTGGCTTCGCAGTACCTCGCAACGTGGGTGATCACCCGTACGCTCGGCGAGGAGGCCGCGCGCGGCGCGATCGGCTACGCGGCCCCGGTCGGCGAGCAGCAGGAGACGGTCGAGCGCGCCGTGCGTGCCGTCCGCGCGGGAGAGCCCGCCCTGCGCTGACGCGCTCGGGCGGTGTCCGCGGAGGCGCCCAGGCGGAACCAGAGCCACTTGCCGGTCCCGTCGGTGGCGATGCCCCAGGACTGGCTGAGGGCGGCGAGATCGGGCCCAGCCCCCGACCGGACTCGCGCGCCCCGCAGCCCGCCGGCGTCCGGACCTGCCCGAGCACTTCGGGTCGTGGGAGGGCGCGCACGACCGGTTGTGGGAATGGGCGGCCGACGGCACTTGGGCGAAGGTTTTCACCGCGCTGCTCGCGCAGGCCGACGCCGAGGCGAGGGCGACCTCGACCGGGTCGTCGCGGTCGATTCCACGATCGTGCGTGCCCATCAGCACGCTGCCGGGGCCCGTCAAAAGGGGCCCCGGCCGGCGAGCCGGTCAACCATGCCCTCGGACGGTCCCGCGGCGGACTGACCACGAAGATCCACCTTGCGGCCGACGGGCGGTGCCGGCCCGGCCGCTAGCGTTCGTCATCACACCCGGCCAGGCGGGTGACGCACCAGCGTTCGCCCAGGTCATGGCCCAGACAAGGGTGCCCCGGCGGATCGGCCGCCCCACGGTCGCACCGGACGTGGTCCTGGCCGACAAGGCGTACTCGTCCCGCGCGATCCGCGGCCATCTGCGGCGGCGGGGCGTACGAGTGGTGATCCCGCAGCCCGCAGCCCAGGCCGCCAACCCCAGGCGGCTCGGCAGGCGCAGGGGCTGTCCGCCGGCCTTCGACCGCGAGGCCGACAAGCAGCGGAACACCGTCGAGCGGTGCATCAACAAGCTCAAGCAGCGGCGCGGCCTAGCCATTCCCGAGCGGGTCGACCAGGCCCGGAATCGGGCCCGGCGCGGCAGTCTAGGCGGTCGTCCACCGGCCTTCGACCGTGAGACCTACAAGTACCGCAACGTCGTGGAACGGTGCTTCAACCGGCTCAAGCAGTGGCGCGGCATCGCCACCAGGTACGACAAGACCGCGCAGTCCTACCAGGCAGCTGTCACCCTCGCATCGCTCCTGATGTGGGCCTGACACTTGGACGCCAACTCCTAGAGCAGCGCCTCCGAGCCGTGGAGCTCCACGAAGCCGACGACCCGCCGCAAGCTGGCGAAGCTCGTGACGTTGTTTCCGATCACCCGCACCGAGGCCGGCTGGCCCGTGTGCCAGCTGTGCGCGGCCCGGGAGAGGGCCCCCCACTGGTTCTCCAGCTGGGCGTAGTCCGGGCTCAGCTGGTAGGCGGTGTAGCCGTTGATGTTGCCGTAGACGCGGTTCATGATCGGTCCGAAGCGGGCGGCTTCCGAGAAGATGGTGATCGCCATCAGCATGCCCCGGTCCGCGCGCGTCTCGTCCCAGTCCCCGAGGTTGTGCAGGTCGCGGAGCGCGTTGAAGATGTTGGTGGAGCCGAGGTTCAGGTTCTCGCGGGTGGACCCGCCGTTCAGGCTGGCGTAGCTGCCGTTGCGCGGCATGAGGCGCGCCGTCACGCCCAGGTCCTGCTGGAACTGCCCCTGGCGGCCGTCCTGGAAGGCCCAGTGCCGGTTGGCGCCGGGGGAGTAGAAGCCCGCGACGTAGAGATTGTCGGCCCACAGGTAGACGGAGACCAGGTCGGCCCCCTCGTTGAGCACCCGTACCTGGATCAGCCGGTTGGTGTTGCGCGTGGTCTGCTCGACGAGCCCGCCGCCGACCTCGGTCGAATCTCCGTAGCTGCTGCGGTGGATCGCGTCGATCAGGTTCCAGTAGCGGCCGGCGTGCTCACCCGCCCCGTTGGTGATGCCGGTGATGTCCCAGTTGATAACGGAATAGGCCGCGGCGGTCTGCGGCTGGGCCTGGGCCTGAACCCGGCTCACCCCGGCCGTCCCGCCGTCGGGGGCGGCCGCCGCGGAGGCCGTGACGGCCGTGGACGCAAGGATCGCGGTGGCGGCCGTCAGCGACAGCAGCGCGGAGTAAGTCTTCTTGAACACGGTTCCCTCTCGAATGGCCGGGTCCAGACGGGGTGTGGTCGACCGCTGCGGCTGGACGCGAAGCGGGCATGTGCCGCTCGATCCATCATGTGCGCGCTCCCGCACCGCCGTTGCCCCCCAGCGCACGCCCTCTGTCCCGTACGTGCACGGGACGGACGACGAGCGCGTCCGGGAAGCTCCCGGCACTAAGCCCTGCCGTCAAAGTCCCGGCTGGCTCGGGGCGCCCGCAGCCACTCTGACGACAGGCCCTAGGCGAAGGGCCCCTCGGCGGTGAAGCGGCGTAGCTGGTGGGCGAACTTCGCGGCCTCGCCCGGCGGCCACCCCGACAGGCTGCTCATGATGTGCGCGGCCAGCCGCGTACGCAGCTCCGCGACCGCGGATCGGCCCTGCTCGGTGAGGACGAGCAGGTGCGCGCGCCGGTCGGTGGGGTCCGCCTCGCGCCGGATGAGGCCGGCGGCCTCCAGTCGGGAGGCTCGGCGGGTGACGCCGGAGCGGTCGATTCCGACGTCGGGGGCCAGGTCGGCGGCGCTGCGGGGGCCGGTCCGGGCCAGTGCGCTGAGGACCGGGTAGGTCTGTTCGTCCACCCCCTCGCCCATGCCTTCGGTGAGCTGCCGGTGCAGCTGCGTACGGGTGGTGCGCCTGAGCAGGATGCCCAGCGCGTCTGCGATCTCGTGACCTACTTCGTTCTCCACGCCCCAAGAATAGCGTGCGCGGCGCACGCGATCGCTGCTACAGTGATCGAGATGCGTGCGAAACGCACGCACTTTCCTTCGTCCTGCAAAGGAACTCCCATGACGCGCACCGGTATCGAGGCCGCCCTCAACGACCTGATCTTCAACCGCGACATCACCGTCCAGGAGGCCGCCGACCTCCACTTCACCCCGGAGTACCGCCAGCGCACGGACGGCGAGTGGGCCGACCGGGCCGAGTTCATCGAGCACATCACCCACGTGCGCGGCGTCGTCGCCGGTGGCCGCGTGGAGGTGCACGAGGAGCTGTACGACGGCAGCCGGTACGCCGACCGGCACACCGTCGACATCACGAAGGAGGACGGCTCGACCGTGCGCATGGAGGTCTACGTGTTCGCCGACCTCGCCCCCGACGGCCGCTTCAGCCGCATCGAGGAAACCACCCTGATGCTCCAGGGCTCCGCCGCCGACCGCACCCTCGGCAGCGCCCGCTGACCGAGGTCCGGTTCGCCGCCGTGCGGTGGTCAGGCGGTGGGGCGGGGGGCCGGGGCGGGGGTGGTGGTCAGGGCCCGGATGGCGGTCTGCTGGGAGTAGCCGAGCAGACCGATCGTCACCGCAGCCATGACGACCGCGAAGAGCACGTGGCCCAGGGTAGAAGTGACGGCCAGGCCCAGGGCGTTGAGGACGAAGTGGCTGCCGATCCGCAGGGCGACGAGCGCGATGGCGACCCTGCGGGTCTCCTTGCCGCGCCACAGCGCCTTGGCGAGCTTGAGCCGCCTGCGCATCATCGTCAGCGAGACGGTGATGTTCACGGCCAGCAGGATCAGCAGCACGGGCCACGCCGAAGGGAAGGCCTTCAGGATGTCGAACGCGGCCGCGAGAACGCCTTCGAAGCCGAAGAACCACAGCGGAAGCCGGTAGTCGGCCGGTGTCATCGTGCTGGTGTCGATCGCTTCGGCCGGTGCGCCCTGCGCGGTCTTCTTCTTCAGGATGTCCATGGTGCTGCGCCCCCGTGATTGGTTTGATGATCATTATTTTGGCCGGGGGAGGGGCCTCGGGGGCAGAGCCCGGGGTCACGCGTGCCTTATGACAGCTGTCATGCGCCGACCCGGCACCGGAGGTTGGGGCGGGCGCGTGATGGGATGCGCCGTATGGGTCTCATCGGACAGGAAGACGAGTCATGAGCGTCCGCCGCGCCCCGGCGGGGGCCGACCGCACCCCGGCACCGGCCTCCGCCCCGGCATCGGCCCCGGCCCCGGCCCCGGTCACCACCCCCGTACCCCCCTTCGACCCCGAACTCCGCGTCGCGCTGGAAGCCTTGGACGACGCGGCGAGGGAGCCGATCACCCCCCACAACCTCGCGGCCCGGCAGCAGCGGGACGCCGTCTCCCGCCCCCGGCCCACGGCCGGGGACCTGCGTGCCGACGGCCGTTTCGAGGTGACGGAACTGTGCGTACCGGGTCCCCCGGACTCACCCGACGTCACCCTCGTCAGCGCGCGCCCGGCCGGGCTCGCCGGCCCGCTGCCCCTCCTGTACTACATGCACGGCGGCGGCATGGTCATGGGCAACGCCTGGTCCGTACTCCCGGGGATCCTGCGCGAGTGGGCACTGCCCCTGCAGCTGGCCGTCGTCTCGGTGGAGTACCGTCTGGCGCCGGGGGCCCGGTACCCGGCGCCGCTGGAGGACTGCTACGCCGGACTCCACTGGGCGGCCGGCCACGCGGCCGAACTGGGCATCGACGCCGACCGCATCGTCATCGGCGGCAAGAGCGCGGGCGGCGGCCTCGCGGCGGCCCTCGCACTGCTGGCCCGTGACCGCGGCGGCCCCGCCGCCCTGGGTCAACTGCTGCTGTGCCCCATGCTCGATGACCGCGGCGAGACCTTCTCCAGCCACCAGATGACCGGCCTCGGCGTATGGGACCTCACCTCCAACACGACCGGCTGGAAGGCCCTGCTGGGCGAGCGCCACGGCGCCGCGGACCTGCCGCCCTACGCCGCCCCCTCCCGTGCCACGGACCTCTCCGGACTCCCCCCGGCCTACATCGAGGTGGGGTCGGCCGAGATCTACCGGGACGAGGACGTGGCGTACGCGAACGCCATCTGGCAGGCCGGCGGCCAGGCCGAACTGCACGTGTGGCCCGGCGCCTACCACGGCTTCGACGGCCTGGCACCACACGCGGCCCTCACCCGCGACGCCCGC
Coding sequences within it:
- a CDS encoding nuclear transport factor 2 family protein, coding for MTRTGIEAALNDLIFNRDITVQEAADLHFTPEYRQRTDGEWADRAEFIEHITHVRGVVAGGRVEVHEELYDGSRYADRHTVDITKEDGSTVRMEVYVFADLAPDGRFSRIEETTLMLQGSAADRTLGSAR
- a CDS encoding DHA2 family efflux MFS transporter permease subunit, with the protein product MRKWAGNPWAVLVTVSLGFFMTLLDLTIVNIAIPEMIDALGATLDQTLWVVSGYALVLAVLLITAGRLGDLWGQRRLFASGVVVFTLASVACGLAPNAGLLIAARGLQGLGAALLAPQTMALIVSVFPAQRRGTAMGIWGMVAGLATLSGPTLGGILVSTVGWRWIFLVNVPIGVAALVMTYLVVPDVRGGRSHRFDLVGVLIATAALFCLAFGLQEGGRYDWGAGVWALLAAGVALVAGFLVHQRRKQDREPLVPFVLFRDRNFTVMTVLVALVSMAMIGLVLPFNLYLQSVLHMSALKAGLVLAPSSLVSMVTGPFAGRLSDRIGGKYLLMAGLSLYAAGMVAIVLIAGPATPWYLFAPATAVTGLGIGCVVAPMSTEAMRHVEPRLAGAASGVNNTIRQIGSVIGAASVGALLQGRLAAELAAGATYGDAFLAALHVTAVLPIAALGIAVLLCLLVRNHTKQQPAPSTRSSAAPAASGA
- a CDS encoding alpha/beta hydrolase fold domain-containing protein, whose protein sequence is MSVRRAPAGADRTPAPASAPASAPAPAPVTTPVPPFDPELRVALEALDDAAREPITPHNLAARQQRDAVSRPRPTAGDLRADGRFEVTELCVPGPPDSPDVTLVSARPAGLAGPLPLLYYMHGGGMVMGNAWSVLPGILREWALPLQLAVVSVEYRLAPGARYPAPLEDCYAGLHWAAGHAAELGIDADRIVIGGKSAGGGLAAALALLARDRGGPAALGQLLLCPMLDDRGETFSSHQMTGLGVWDLTSNTTGWKALLGERHGAADLPPYAAPSRATDLSGLPPAYIEVGSAEIYRDEDVAYANAIWQAGGQAELHVWPGAYHGFDGLAPHAALTRDAREARTRWLRRLLNVPTECASVRPG
- a CDS encoding MarR family winged helix-turn-helix transcriptional regulator, with the protein product MENEVGHEIADALGILLRRTTRTQLHRQLTEGMGEGVDEQTYPVLSALARTGPRSAADLAPDVGIDRSGVTRRASRLEAAGLIRREADPTDRRAHLLVLTEQGRSAVAELRTRLAAHIMSSLSGWPPGEAAKFAHQLRRFTAEGPFA
- a CDS encoding transposase gives rise to the protein MPARPLAFVITPGQAGDAPAFAQVMAQTRVPRRIGRPTVAPDVVLADKAYSSRAIRGHLRRRGVRVVIPQPAAQAANPRRLGRRRGCPPAFDREADKQRNTVERCINKLKQRRGLAIPERVDQARNRARRGSLGGRPPAFDRETYKYRNVVERCFNRLKQWRGIATRYDKTAQSYQAAVTLASLLMWA
- a CDS encoding DJ-1/PfpI family protein, with amino-acid sequence MQVAVVTFDGFNELDSFIASALINRCRKDGLEAFITTPTPVVTSMNGVEVTGQRPMEFIPEADVVLIGSGVKTRDVVADDRLLSMLPLDPARQLIGSQCSGALVLARLGLLDGTPACADLMSRPYVEACGVTVLDAPFHAVGNIATAGGCLASQYLATWVITRTLGEEAARGAIGYAAPVGEQQETVERAVRAVRAGEPALR
- a CDS encoding ribosome-inactivating family protein gives rise to the protein MFKKTYSALLSLTAATAILASTAVTASAAAAPDGGTAGVSRVQAQAQPQTAAAYSVINWDITGITNGAGEHAGRYWNLIDAIHRSSYGDSTEVGGGLVEQTTRNTNRLIQVRVLNEGADLVSVYLWADNLYVAGFYSPGANRHWAFQDGRQGQFQQDLGVTARLMPRNGSYASLNGGSTRENLNLGSTNIFNALRDLHNLGDWDETRADRGMLMAITIFSEAARFGPIMNRVYGNINGYTAYQLSPDYAQLENQWGALSRAAHSWHTGQPASVRVIGNNVTSFASLRRVVGFVELHGSEALL